The window CGCTGTCACCGGGTACTTGGCCAGGCGGAAGATGCGGTCGATGTTTCCGCCTGCCTTCGCGATGCGCGCGGCGATGGCGGCCGTCGACTCGGCGGTGAGCGGATGACCGAGCACGGTCACCAGGGAGCGCCCGACACCGCGCGGACGGTTGTCGCCGTGCCCCGAGAGGATCTCCGCCTGCATCTTCATCGACTCGGCCCAGCTGTGCACGGTCGCCCGCAGGTCGCCCTCCCGGCCGGCCGGCGGCTGGGTGACCAGCACGCACAGCACCAGGCGGCCCCGGGTGACGACCTGCTCGATGTCGACCACGTCGACGTAGTAGGCGGCCAGGGTGTCGAAGAGGCCGGCCGTGATGCCTGGCCTGTCCTTGCCGAAGATCTTGACGAGGAGAGTGGGGACCTCGGAGGTCTGCGAAGCGCTCATGGTGTCACCACCGTATCCGGCACCCAGTGCCGCACGCCGCCGAGGTCCGCCTGCCGGACAGGGAACAGTGGGTGTCGGCCCGATGTCAGGAATCTTGCCACCGGAGGACGGCACGGCCACCCGCCCGCGTGTCTCCGGCCCCACCACGACTGTGCCACGGGACGCCTCCGAAGGCAGTTCCAAGGCCGCCGCCCTCACCGGACCGGCGGGGCGGTCTCCTTCCCCTGCGTCGCGTGCTTCCGGGGCGGCGGGTCTCACCCGCCGCGTTTCGGCCTCCCCGGTGGCGGCGGCGGAGGCGGTGGCGGCGGCCACTCGGAGCCGTCCGGCCCCGGCGGGCGCTCGCCCGACCGCGCGGCCGGGCGTTTCCGCGGTCGCGGGGGAGTCTGGCCCAGCGGACGGACGACGGTCGGGGCGCCGTACACGTCGTCCCCCGCCCGGGGCGCCGGGGCGTCCCGCACCTCCTCCGGGACCCGCAGATAGGGGTTCGTGTCGGGGTTCGGCGGCCGGTGGGGCCGGCCCGGCACGTACGGCCCGGCCTCGCCCTCCGGCCCGGTGGGACTTCCGCCGGGCACCCGGCCGCCACCCCCGGACGCCGGGCCGCACACGCCGGGCCGCCCCTGCTCCGCCACGTACCCGGACACGGCCGGGCTCCCGGCGCCCCGGGTCCCGTTCCCGGCCGCCGCCCATGCCCCCGCCGCCCCGGTCGCCCGGGCGAGCAGCGCTCCCACCGCTCCGGCCCCGGCCCCCCACACGGCTCCGAGGAGCAGGGCCGCGCCGAGGTGCCCGTGCAGGGTGACACCCGCGCCGAAGGCGTCGAAGCCGAGGACGGACAGGGAGGCGTCCACGGACACGTCCGTCAGCCGGGCGAGCAGCGGCAGGGCGAGCGCGGTCGCGACCCCCAGCCGCAGCGCGCACCGTCCCGCCAGTCCCAGAGCACTGTCGGCGGCCCCGAAGCCACGCCTCCCGCCGCCGCTCGTCCCGGCCGCCGACGCGGGACCCCCGGCCGCCCCGGCCGCCCCGGACCCACGGACCACCGGCGTCCGCAGGGCCGTCAGCACCCCGGCGAGCAGCATCGTCAGCGCGGACGCCACCGCCAGCAGCCACACCCGGTCGTCCAGTCCGGCCAGCCGGCCAAGGGTCACCGGCTCGTCTGAGCCCCCGCCGAGGAGCTGGTCCAGGGGATGGGGGAGCAGCTTGCCGAGGACGCCGGTGGCGCGGCCGTCCCAGGGGACGAACAGGCCGAGCGGGAGGCCCAGCCAGACCCCGTTCGGCGTACCGAGCAGCGCCGCGCCGGCGATCCGCCTCGGGTGGTCGTCGCCGATGGCCGCGTACGCCGCGGCGGCGGCCCCCGCCAGCACGGCCAGCAGCAGCACCGTCACGAGTGCCGAGACCGCCGGCCGGACCACCCGGTGCAGGGGAGCCCAGCCCGGCGGCAGGGGGGCGCGGCGGGAGGCGAACAGTGCGATCAGCAGGATCCCGACGCACCAGCCGAAGCCGCCGAGGAGCGTGGCCGGGGTGTCCACGGTGAAGCCGACGGCCGCCTTGGCGTGGACCAGGTCACCGATCTTGTCCGGCAGCAGCCCGCCGAGGTCCCCGAGGCCCGGGACGCTCAGGCCGCCGCCGCCCTTCCCGCCTCCGCCCGGCAGCCGGTCCAGGCCGAGCGAGTCGCCGTCGATGGTGACGACGTCGTGACCGGCCCAGGCGAGTCCGCCCAGCATCGCCACGAAGAGCGCGATCACCGCGCCCGCGCGCGCGAGGAGTTCGGCGGGCGCGACGGCAACTCCGGCCGAGCGCAGGGACCGTAGGAAGAACCACGACAGCAGCAGCGCACCGACCAGGCCCACCCCGAGTGGCGTGATCTCGATGGCGGTGTGCGCCTCGGCGCCTTTCAGCCCGAACATGGACACATCGCCGGACGGCGAGACCGAACCACCCGCACCCAGCGCCACAACGGCCGCCGTCATGGGGCCCAGTGAGGCCGAGGAGTCGGCCTGCAGCAGGTGCAGGCCGAGCGCGGCTGTGCCCGCCATTCCGATCAACGCCCAGCTCACCGTGGCGATCGCGGACACGGCGATGTCCGTCCAGGGCAGCCCGGTACCGCGTCGTGCGGTCCCGACGTCCATGGCAGTGCTCATGGCAGACCCCCCGATCCGCGGCGCGGCATCGCAGCCGCGCTGGTCCCCCTCGTGGGGGATTACCACTCTCCGGCCCGGTTTCAACCCCGTCAACGGGGCGAGTTGGTGCGCGCACCGTTGTTGTTCGCAAGGCCCGAGTTTCGGTCAGAGGGCCGAGCCTGAAATAGTTCCCCACGATGTTCGACATCCCTAGACTCCCTGTGATGGGGGTAACTCGGGGGACAACTCAGTGGGGCATGGAGTGCCGGAACTCGTACTGGAATCAAACGGACGGACCTGGACGCTCGACACGTCCAGGTCCTACACCCTCGGCCGCGATCCGCAGGGTGACATCGTCTTCGACGACGCCAGGGTCTCCTGGCGGCACGCCACGGTCAGTTACAACGGCCGCAGTTGGGCCATCGAGGACCACGGCAGCACCAACGGCACGTTCGTGCAGGGCCAGCGGATCCATCAGATGGAGATCGGCCCGGGCTCGTCGCTGCACCTCGGCAACGCGACGGACGGACCGCGGCTGAACCTGTCCGGGGCCGCCGCCCCGGTCGGCGGGCAGCCGCAGGGGGCGGCGCCGTACGCGGCCCAGGGAGCCGGCGCACCGGGCTGGGCCCCGCAGCAGTCCGCGCCGCCGCAGTCCGTGCCGCATCAGGCACCGGCGCAGCAGAACCCGCAGCCCGGCTGGCAGCAGCCGCAGGCGGGGGCCGGCTTCCCGCAGCAGCAGTCGGGACCGCCCGACCAGTACGCGCAGAAGACGCCCGGTGGAGGCGCGGGGGCGCCGCCGGTGTACGGCGACCGCAGCCCGACCACGTTCCACCAGTTCTCCATCGGCCGCGTGATGCGCATCGGCCGTTCCCTGGAGAACGAGCTGGTCGTCTCCGACCTGCAGGTCTCGCGGCACCACGCCGAGTTCCACTCGACGCCCGACGGCCGCATGGAGATCCGCGACCTGGGCTCGCACAACGGCACCTACGTCAACGGTCAGCCGATCGCCAAGGGCGGCTCGGCGCTGCTCGGCCCGAACGACATCGTCGGCGTCGGCCACTCCACCTTCCGCATCGTCGGCGACCGCCTCGAGGAGTTCGTCGACACCGGTGAGGTCTCCTTCTCCGCACGCCACCTCACCGTCACGGTCGACGGCGGCAAGCAGATCCTGAAGGACGTCTCCTTCGGCGTCCCGGAGAAGTCCCTGATCGCGGTCATCGGCCCGTCCGGCTCCGGCAAGTCGACCCTGCTCAAGGCGCTCACCGGCTACCGGCCCGCCAACCAGGGCGAGGTCCTCTACGACAACCGCAACCTGTACAAGCAGTTCGCCGAGCTGCGCCAGCGCATCGGTCTGGTCCCGCAGGACGACATCCTGCACAAGGAGCTGACCGTCAAGAAGGCCCTGAAGTACGCGGCCAAGCTGCGCTTCCCGGCCGACACCACGGCCCAGGAGCGCGACGCCCGGATAGACGAGGTGCTGCGCGAGCTGAAGCTGGACATCCACAAGGACAAGAAGGTCACGTCCCTGTCCGGCGGTCAGCGCAAGCGTGTCTCGGTGGCGCTGGAGCTGCTCACCAAGCCGTCGCTGATCTTCCTGGACGAGCCGACCTCCGGTCTCGACCCGGGCATGGACCGTGACGTCATGCAGCTGCTGCGCGGCCTCGCCGACGACGGCCGTACGGTCCTGGTGGTCACCCACTCGGTGGCCGAGCTGGCTCTGTGCGACAAGCTGCTGGTGATGGCGCCGGGCGGTGCCGTCGCCTACTTCGGGCCGCCGGAGGAGGCGCTGAACTTCTTCGGCTACGACAGCTGGGCCGACGTCTTCTCCGCCTTCGAGAACTACCGCGACTACGACTGGGCCGGCCGCTGGAAGGGCTCGCAGCACTACCAGATGTACGCCGCCGACATCGACGCGGTGGCGCCGCAGTCCGTACACATGCCTCCGCCGCAGGCGATGAAGCCGCCCAAGCCGCAGGGCTGGGGCTCGCAGCTGATCACCCTGATCCGGCGCTACGTGTCGGTCATCGCGTCCGACAAGGGCTTCCTGGCGCTGACGGTGATCCTGCCGGCCGTGCTCGGCGCGGTCAGCCTGCTCATCGACTCGGACAAGGGCCTGCTGGTCAACCCGGTCAACCCGCGCACCCATGTGCCGATCCCGAACGGCACGGCGACCACCGTCCTGCTGATCCTCGCGGTCGGCGCCTGTTTCGCGGGCGCCGCGAACTCCGTGCGTGAGCTGATCAAGGAACGGGTCATCTACGAGCGGGAGCGGGCGACCGGCCTGTCCCGGTCGGCGTACCTGATGTCCAAGGTGGTCGTGCTGGGCGCGGTCACCGTGCTGCAGGGCCTGATGGTCGGCCTGATCGGCTTCTCCAGCCGGGAGATCCCCGCCGAGGGGGTCGTCCTCGGCAACTCGACGCTGTTCGAGCTGTGCCTGCCGATCATGGCGCTCGGCTTCACCTCGATGATGTTCGGCCTGGTGATCTCCTCGCTGGTGAAGACCGCGGAGAAGACCATGCCGCTGCTGGTGATGTTCGCGATCATCCAGGTCGTCTTCACCGGCTGCCTCTTCACCCTGCACGGCACCGTCGGCGTCAACGAGTTCTCGTACCTGATGCCGTCGCGCTGGGCGGTGGCCGCGGCCGGCGCCACGCTGGACTTCAACAACATCGCCCCGAACACCGACGACCCGGGCAGCACCGACCCGCTGTGGGACCACGCGGCCTCGGCCTGGGGCATCGACATGGTCGCGCTGATCGTGCTCGGTGTGGCCTGCGGCTTCCTCGTGTCCCGCTTCCTGCGCCGGCACGAGCCGGAGGTCATGCGGAAGTAACCGCGACACCGCGTCCGGACGACGTGAAGGGCGGCATCCCCCCGAGGGGTGCCGCCCTTCCGCGTTACGTCAGAGGTCCGCGCCGACCTCAGTACGCGCTGTTCACGTTGTCGATCGAACCGTACTTGTCGGCCGCGTAGTTGGCGGCGGCGGTGATGTTCGCGACCGGGTCGTAGATGTTCCACGAGGTGCCGGCGACGTGGTACGCGTTGAAGGTCGGCGGGATGACCTGCAGCAGGCCCTTGGACGGGATGCCGTTGATCGCGTTGATGTCCCAGTTGTTGATGGCCATCGGGTTGCCCGAGGACTCACGCATGATGTTCTTGTGCAGGCCGTGGTAGGAGCCCGGGATGCCCTTGGTCTTCATGATGTCCAGGGCCTGGCGGATCCAGCCGTCCAGGTTGTTCGTGTACGTCTTCGCGGCGACCGGCTGGATCTCGACGCGTTGCGTGGAACGGCTCGCGGCGGCCTGGACGGCGTGCGCCTGCGCGGCCGTCTTCGCGGCGGCCTGGACGGCGGCCTTCTTGGCGGCGGCGTCCGCGGCCTTCTTCGCGACGGCGGCGTCGGCGGCCTTCTTCGCGACGGCGGCGTCGGCGGCCTTCTTCTGGGCCGCGAAGGTGTCGAGCTTGACCGTCTGGGTGGCGAGCTGGTCGGTGACCGTGCCGTGGACGTTCTTCAGGGCCGTGCCGGTGGCGACCTGGGCGGCCGTGGCCGGGGCGCCGGTGGTGACCGTGTCGGCGTTGCTGGGGACGGCCGAGGCGGCGATGGCGGCGACGCCGAGAGCGGCGACACCGGCGATCGCGATCTTGTGCTGCTTGGTCAGGTTGCGACTATGAGCTCGACCGAGAATGTTCTTGGGCATGGCTGAAGGACCTCTTCTGTAGCGCGGAGGTCGCTCTTGCGTCCGCCGTGGGGATCGGTTCCTCCCACACGAACGCCGCGGGGCGGAACCCACGGCGCTGAGCGACGGAAGCAATTCTTAGCTGGCGCAAAATCCCCAGGCAAAGGTGTGACGTACGATCCCCCATAGTGGATCAGGGAAGGGCAAATCGGGACAGACGAGACCGTCTGCCCCGTTCGTAGGGGGCGGTTTATCTCCTATGCCCTTTCGTACGTGATGTGGGCCCTATGTGCGGGCTCACACCGGCCACCCACCGGTCTCACCAGGAGTTGCCGCAGCAATTCGCTGCGTGAGGATCCTCCTCCCGCAGGAGGAGGTGCACGTCGCCGAACTCGTGCCACAGGTAGAGGCCGCGCAGCGCCTCGTCGTAGGCACGCTCGACCGCGGGCCGTCCGGCGACCGCCTCCAGCATCAGCAGATGCGAGGCCTCCGGCTCGTGCAGTCCGGTCAGCAGCCCGTCCACCACCCGCACCCCACGCCCCGGCGTGACCACCAGATCCGTCCATCCCCGCGCCGCCCGGACCACCCCGTCCGCCCCCACCGCCGACTCCACGGCCCGCACCGCCGTCGTCCCCACGGCGATCACCCGGCCCCCACCGGCCCTGACGGCTTCGATCAGCCGCGCCGAGGCCGCAGGCACCGCGAACCGCTCCGGGTAGGGCGGCTCGTGCGCCTCCGCCGACGCCACCCCCGTGTGCAGGGTGACCGGCGCGAACCGCACCCCCCGGCTCACCAGCTCCGCCACCGTCCGCGCGGTGAAGGGCCGCGCCGCGCTCGGCATCTCCGCGCTGCCCGACCCGTCCGGCGCGGGCAGCGCGAACACCGTCTGGTAGACCGACAGCGGCTGGTCCCGCTCCGTATAGGAGTAGCGAATGGGCCGCCCGTGCTCCCGCAGCACCTCCGGTACGGCCGCACCGGCGGCGCGCGCCCACCACAGCCGCTCCCCGCGCGGGCTCAGCGGCTCCTCCAGCACCAGCCGGCCCCCGCCCGCCAGCACCACCTCCGTCCGGGTGCGCGTGCCCGGACGCGCGCGTGTAGTACCGCGCCCGTCCGGCTCCCGCAGCTCCACAGCCCACCGCCCGTCGTCCCCGGGCGTGGAGAAGTGCACCACCACGCGCGCGTGACCCACCCGTCCGTCCACCGCGGCGGCCAGCGTCGGGGAGGTGTTCACGACCAGGAGATCCCCGGCTCGCAGCAACCGCGGCAGCTCGGGGAAGGCGTGATGCGTCACCTCCGTACCGCGCGACACCAGCAGCCGTACGGCGTCCCGGTCCAGCCCCGGCCCCCGCTGCTCGGCCGGCACCCGCGCGGACAGCTCCTCCGGGACCCGCACGTCGACGGTCACGGCGCCTCCAGCAGCGCCGGCGCCGCGTACCGGCCACTGGCCGGCCGCTCGTCCAGCAGCCGCAGGAACGCCGGCACCACCCCGGCGGGCGCCGGACGTGGACCGTGGTCGTCCGGTACGGCCGCCGCGTACAGGTCGGTGGCCATGTCCCCGGGATCCACCGCCCACACCCGCAGCCCGGGCTCCTCCACCCCCAGCACCGCCGCGAGCTGGTCCAGGGCCGCCTTCGAGGCGCCGTAGCCGCCCCACGTCCCGTACGCCTCGGCCGCCGCGTCCGAGCTGACCGCGATCACCGCACCCGCCGGCGACTCCCGCAGCAGCGGCAGCACCCCCTGGACGAGGCCGAGCGCGGCCGTCACATTCACCTCCAGCGCCCGCCGCAGCCCCTCCAGGGGCAGCTCGGCCAGCCGCACCAGCGGCTCGGCGCCCAGCGCGCTCGCGTTGTTCACCAGCAGATCGGCACCCCCGAACTTCTCCGCGGCGGCCACCAGCTCCCCCCGGTGCTCCGCGTCCGTGACATCACCGGGCAGGGCCGCCACCCGCGTCCCCTGGCCGGCGACCGCCTCGGCGGTCTCCGCCAGGGCCCCGGCACCCCGGGCGTCGAGCACCAGATCCCAGCCGCGCGCGGCCAGCGCCTCGGCGAGCGCTCGCCCCAGGCCCTTCGAGGCCCCCGTGATGATCGCTACCGGCATGACAACCGTCCCCTCGTCGCTCACCGCCCGCGCCGGGCGGTGACCACAACCTAGGAACGGCACGGTCCCCGCCGCCTCGGACGCGGGCCGCAGAGCACGCGGTCCCTTCGGCGTACACCGCACGCCCGGGGCCGCAGGACGTACACCGCGGGCCCTGCGACGCAGGACCTGCGCCCGGCCCGGCCTCCCGGGCGTACATCTCCCGCCCTAGGCCCAGCGGCCCGGCCCCTGCCGCCACAGGTCCGATCCGCACCGCCGGACCCCGCCGGTACCGTGAGGACATGAGTCAAGGCCCCCGGTCCGGCCTCGCCGCGGTCAGCTCCGCGCTGCTGGCCATGAGCAGGCACCTGGAGGTGCGCGACGTCCTCAAGACGATCGTCGCCTCCGCCCGCGAGCTGCTCGACGCGCAGTACGCCGCCCTCGGCGTCCCCGACGACCACGGAGGCTTCGCCCAGTTCGTCGTCGACGGCGTCAGCGACGCCCAGTGGAAGGCCATCGGCCCGCTGCCCCGCCAGCACGGCATCCTCGCCGCGATGCTGCACGAGGCCCGCCCCGAGCGCCTCGCCGACGTGCGCACGGACCCCCGCTTCGAGGGCTGGCCGGCCGCGCACCCCGAACTGGCCGACTTCCTGGGCCTGCCCATCCGCGACGGCGACGAGGTCATCGGCGCCCTGTTCCTCGCGAACAAGAACTGCCCCAAACAGCAGGGAAGCTGCGGGTTCACCCAGGAGGACGAGGATTTGCTCGGCATCCTCGCCCAGCACGCCGCCATCGCCCTCACCAACGCCCGTCTCTACGAGCGCAGCCGCGAGCTGACCATCGCCGAGGAGCGCTCCCGCCTCGCCCACGAACTGCACGACGCGGTCAGCCAGAAGCTGTTCTCGCTGCGCCTGACCGCACAGGCCGCGGCGGCCCTCGTCGACCGCGACCCCGCCCGCGCCAAGGGGGAACTGCACCAGGTGGCCGTCCTCGCCGCCGAAGCCGTCGACGAACTGCGCGCCGCCGTGGTGGAGTTGCGGCCCGCCGCCCTCGACGAGGACGGCCTGATCGCCACCTTGCGCACCCAGACGCAGGTCCTCGACCGCGCCCACACCGCGCGCGTGACCTTCTCCGGCAACGGGTTCCGTGCCCTGCCCGCCGCCCAGGAGGAGGCCCTGCTGCGGGTCGCCCAGGAGGCCCTGCACAACGCCCTGCGCCACTCCGGCGCCGGACACGTCGACGTCAGCGTGGCGCGCCGCGGCGGCGGAGCGGTCCTGCGCGTCACCGACGACGGCGGCGGCTTCGACCCGCAGACGGTCCGCCGCGCCGGCCGCCACCTGGGTCTGGTCTCGATGCGGGACCGGGCGAGCGGGGTCGGCGGCACGCTGACCGTGGAATCGGCGCCCGGCAAGGGCACCACGATCGAGTTGGAGGTCCCCGGTGGGTGAAGCGATCAGAGTGCTGCTGGTCGACGACCACCAGGTCGTCCGCCGGGGGCTGCGCACCTTCCTGGAGGTGCAGGACGACATCGAGGTGGTCGGCGAGGCCGCCGACGGAGCCGAGGGAGTCGCCAGCGCCGAGGAACTGCGGCCCGACGTCGTCCTCATGGACGTCAAGATGCCGGGCATGGACGGCATCGACGCCCTGCGCAGACTCCGCGAACTCGACAATCCCGCGCGGGTGCTGATCGTCACCAGCTTCACCGAGCAGCGCACGGTCGTCCCCGCCCTGCGCGCGGGCGCCGCGGGATACGTCTACAAGGACGTGGACCCCGACGCCCTCGCCGGCGCCATCCGCTCGGTGCACGCCGGGCACGTGCTGCTCCAGCCGGAGGTGGCCGGCGCCCTGCTCTCCCAGGAGGAGGCCAACTCCGGCCAGGGCCGCGGCGGATCGCTCACCGAACGCGAGCGCGAGGTGCTCGGTCTCATCGCGGACGGCCGCTCCAACCGGGAGATAGCCCGGGCCCTCGTCCTGTCGGAGAAGACCGTCAAGACGCACGTCTCCAACATCCTGATGAAACTCGACCTCGCCGACCGCACCCAGGCCGCGCTGTGGGCCGTACGGCACGGCGTGACCGGCTGACACCGCACTCCACGGGGGGCCGGCCCCCGGCTGTGCGAGGGGTTCCGTTCCGGACTGAGATTCATACCGTCGTGGGAATGTCACCCGGATGGCGCATCCTCCGGCGATCTCCGCCGTTCTCCAGTGCGTGCCGCGGCGGACCGCCGCGGTGATCGCCTAGGAGGGGTTGAAAGTGAAGAACCTGAAGAAGGCAGCGGCCGTGACGATGGTGGCCGGTGGCCTGATGGCCGCCGGTGCGGGGATGGCCTCCGCCACGGACGGTGCCTGGGCCGGCGGCGCCGCCCACGGCTCCCCGGGCGTGGGCTCCGGCAACGTCGTCCAGGTCCCGGTGCACGTCCCGGTGAACGCGGTCGGCAACAGCGTGAACGTCATCGGCCTGCTGAACCCGGCCTTCGGCAACCTCGGCCTCAACCACTGAGGTCCCCGACCCCCGAGGGTCCCGCGTGACGCCGGCCGGGCCCAGCCCGTCCGGCGTCGCCGCACGCCCGCGCTCAGCGGACCCCCCGCTCCCGCTCCTCCACGACGGAGTTGTACGCCGCCACCTGCGCCCGCCGGGCCGTCCGCTCCACCGGCCGCAGCGCCGCACCCCGCGCCGCCATCTCCCCGGCGCTCACCGCACCGCCGTGCCCGCGGTCGTATGCCAGCGAGACCAGCAGCCCCACCCGCTGGGCCAGCTCCAGGACCCGCACCGCACGCGACGGATACCCCGGCGCCAGCACCTCCCGCCCCCGCTCGGAGCGCGCCCGGTACGCGTCGATGGCCGCCTCCGCCACGGGCCCCGAGCCGGCGACGTCCAGCTTCGACAGGACCTCGGTGGCATCCCGCAGCGCCTCCGCCAGCTCCCGCTCCGCCTCGCCCAGCGAGGGCACGTCGGCGGGCGGCGCCTCACGCACCGGCAGCACCGACCAGACCACCTCGACATGGACATCACCTTCGGGCCCGGCCTCGTGCACCGCCGGCACCAGCCCGAACGCGGCACCGAAGCAGACCACCGCCTCCTCGGCCTCCAGCGCCCGCGCATTGAAATCGGGCGGACCGCTCAGCCCCAGCGGATGACCGGGCGCCGGCAGCGCGACCCGCAGCCCGGTCGTCCCCAGCGTCCGCAGCCGCCCCAGCGCGAGGGTGAGCCCGACCTGCCCGGATTCACCGGGCAGCCCCTCCACCCGGTGCACCGCGTCCTCGCCCACGATGGCGAGTGCGGCGTCGTCCGGAGAGACAAGTCCGGCCAAAAGGGCGTTTCCCCAAGCGGCGAGGCGTCCTGAACGCGGTTCCGAGAGCATGCCCCCACCCTAAGGACCGGACCGATGGAATGGAGCCGAGCACTCGTGGCGTAGATTTCATATGGGCTGCGCCCACCGGCGCGGCGGACCGAGCCACAGGCGTACGCCAGAGCCGAGACCGGCCACACTGCAAGGGGAGACAACGCGCTCATGAGCGATGTTCTGGAGCTTCAGGACGTATCCGTGGTCCGTGAGGGCCGGGCTCTTGTGGACCAGGTCTCCTGGTCGGTGAAGGAGGGGGAGCGCTGGGTCATCCTCGGCCCCAACGGCGCCGGCAAGACCACCCTCCTGAACGTCGCCTCCAGCTACCTCTACCCCAGCAAGGGCACCGCCACCATCCTCGGCGAGACCCTCGGCACCCCCGGCACCGACGTCTTCGAGCTGCGCCCCCGCATCGGCGTGGCAGGCATCGCCCTGGCCGAGAAGCTCCCCAAGCGCCAGACGGTCCTGCAGACGGTCCTCACCGCCGCCTACGGCATGACCGCCGGCTGGCAGGAGGAGTACGAGGATGTCGACGAGCAGCGCGCCCGCGCCTTCCTCGACCGCCTCGGCATGAGCGACTACCTCGACCGGAAGTTCGGCACCCTCTCCGAGGGCGAGCGCAAGCGCACCCTGATCGCCCGCGCCCTGATGACCGACCCCGAGCTGCTCCTCCTCGACGAGCCCGCCGCCGGCCTCGACCTCGGTGGCCGCGAGGACCTGGTGCGCCGTCTCGGCCGCCTCGCCCGCGACCCCATCGCACCCTCGATGATCATGGTCACGCACCACGTCGAGGAGATCGCCCCCGGCTTCACCCACGTCCTCATGATCCGCCAGGGCAAGGTCCTCGCCGCGGGCCCGATCGAGCTCGAACTCAGCTCCCGCAACCTGTCCCTCTGCTTCGGCCTGCCGCTCGTCGTCGAGCAGGTCGGCGAGCGCTGGACCGCCCAGGGTCTGCCCCTGTCCTGACCCGCGGACGCCCCGCCGCTCAGGGGCGTTCCGAGCCAACGGTGCCCGGCCCGCTCCCTTTTGCGCCCTGTCCGCCGCCCGACCGCGGTCCTACCATGACCCGTGTGAACGACATCGACGCATGGGTGTGGTGGCTCGTCGGCGCGGCGGCGCTCGGAATCCCGCTCGTGGTCACCGCGATGCCGGAGTTCGGCATGTTCGCGGTGGGAGCCGTCGCGGCCGCGGTCGTCGCCGGTCTCGGCTTCGACGCCGTGATCCAGGTGCTCACGTTCGTCGCCGTCTCCGTCGCGCTCATCGCCGTCGTCCGGCCCATCGCGGCCCGCCACAGCAACCAGCGCCCCCAACTCGCCACCGGCGTCGAGGCGTTGAAGGGCAAGCAGGCCGTCGTGCTGGAACGCGTCGACGGCTCCGGCGGCCGGATCAAACTCGCCGGGGAAATATGGTCGGCACGCGCCCTCGACACCGGCAGCGCCTACGAGGTCGGCCAGGAGGTGGACGTCGTGGACATCGAAGGAGCCACCGCGATCGTCATCTGAGGCATCCGGCCCCCGAGTCGGGCGACGGTCTGTCAGACTCGACCAGCAAGATCTTCAACATCCGCGAGATCTGCCGACGGTGCCGAGGCGGAGAGGGGTACGGGGAACACGATGGAACCGGTCATCATCGTCCTGGTCATTCTGGTGGTGTTGGTCTTCATCGCCCTGATCAAGACCATCCAGGTCATCCCACAGGCCAGCGCGGCCATCGTCGAGCGCTTCGGCCGCTACACGCGCACGCTGAACGCGGGACTCAACATCGTGGTCCCGTTCATCGACACCATCCGCAACCGCATCGACCTGCGCGAGCAGGTCGTGCCCTTCCCGCCCCAGCCGGTGATCACCCAGGACAACCTGGTCGTGAACATCGACACCGTCATCTACTACCAGGTGACCGACGCCCGGGCCGCCACCTACGAGGTCGCCAGCTACATCCAGGCCATCGAGCAGCTCACCGTCACCACGCTGCGCAACATCATCGGCGGCATGGACCTGGAGCGCACCCTGACCTCCCGCGAGGAGATCAACGCGGCCCTGCGCGGCGTCCTCGACG of the Streptomyces sp. 1222.5 genome contains:
- a CDS encoding streptophobe family protein, translating into MSTAMDVGTARRGTGLPWTDIAVSAIATVSWALIGMAGTAALGLHLLQADSSASLGPMTAAVVALGAGGSVSPSGDVSMFGLKGAEAHTAIEITPLGVGLVGALLLSWFFLRSLRSAGVAVAPAELLARAGAVIALFVAMLGGLAWAGHDVVTIDGDSLGLDRLPGGGGKGGGGLSVPGLGDLGGLLPDKIGDLVHAKAAVGFTVDTPATLLGGFGWCVGILLIALFASRRAPLPPGWAPLHRVVRPAVSALVTVLLLAVLAGAAAAAYAAIGDDHPRRIAGAALLGTPNGVWLGLPLGLFVPWDGRATGVLGKLLPHPLDQLLGGGSDEPVTLGRLAGLDDRVWLLAVASALTMLLAGVLTALRTPVVRGSGAAGAAGGPASAAGTSGGGRRGFGAADSALGLAGRCALRLGVATALALPLLARLTDVSVDASLSVLGFDAFGAGVTLHGHLGAALLLGAVWGAGAGAVGALLARATGAAGAWAAAGNGTRGAGSPAVSGYVAEQGRPGVCGPASGGGGRVPGGSPTGPEGEAGPYVPGRPHRPPNPDTNPYLRVPEEVRDAPAPRAGDDVYGAPTVVRPLGQTPPRPRKRPAARSGERPPGPDGSEWPPPPPPPPPPGRPKRGG
- a CDS encoding FHA domain-containing protein; translated protein: MPELVLESNGRTWTLDTSRSYTLGRDPQGDIVFDDARVSWRHATVSYNGRSWAIEDHGSTNGTFVQGQRIHQMEIGPGSSLHLGNATDGPRLNLSGAAAPVGGQPQGAAPYAAQGAGAPGWAPQQSAPPQSVPHQAPAQQNPQPGWQQPQAGAGFPQQQSGPPDQYAQKTPGGGAGAPPVYGDRSPTTFHQFSIGRVMRIGRSLENELVVSDLQVSRHHAEFHSTPDGRMEIRDLGSHNGTYVNGQPIAKGGSALLGPNDIVGVGHSTFRIVGDRLEEFVDTGEVSFSARHLTVTVDGGKQILKDVSFGVPEKSLIAVIGPSGSGKSTLLKALTGYRPANQGEVLYDNRNLYKQFAELRQRIGLVPQDDILHKELTVKKALKYAAKLRFPADTTAQERDARIDEVLRELKLDIHKDKKVTSLSGGQRKRVSVALELLTKPSLIFLDEPTSGLDPGMDRDVMQLLRGLADDGRTVLVVTHSVAELALCDKLLVMAPGGAVAYFGPPEEALNFFGYDSWADVFSAFENYRDYDWAGRWKGSQHYQMYAADIDAVAPQSVHMPPPQAMKPPKPQGWGSQLITLIRRYVSVIASDKGFLALTVILPAVLGAVSLLIDSDKGLLVNPVNPRTHVPIPNGTATTVLLILAVGACFAGAANSVRELIKERVIYERERATGLSRSAYLMSKVVVLGAVTVLQGLMVGLIGFSSREIPAEGVVLGNSTLFELCLPIMALGFTSMMFGLVISSLVKTAEKTMPLLVMFAIIQVVFTGCLFTLHGTVGVNEFSYLMPSRWAVAAAGATLDFNNIAPNTDDPGSTDPLWDHAASAWGIDMVALIVLGVACGFLVSRFLRRHEPEVMRK
- a CDS encoding transglycosylase SLT domain-containing protein, which codes for MPKNILGRAHSRNLTKQHKIAIAGVAALGVAAIAASAVPSNADTVTTGAPATAAQVATGTALKNVHGTVTDQLATQTVKLDTFAAQKKAADAAVAKKAADAAVAKKAADAAAKKAAVQAAAKTAAQAHAVQAAASRSTQRVEIQPVAAKTYTNNLDGWIRQALDIMKTKGIPGSYHGLHKNIMRESSGNPMAINNWDINAINGIPSKGLLQVIPPTFNAYHVAGTSWNIYDPVANITAAANYAADKYGSIDNVNSAY
- a CDS encoding S-adenosylmethionine:tRNA ribosyltransferase-isomerase encodes the protein MTVDVRVPEELSARVPAEQRGPGLDRDAVRLLVSRGTEVTHHAFPELPRLLRAGDLLVVNTSPTLAAAVDGRVGHARVVVHFSTPGDDGRWAVELREPDGRGTTRARPGTRTRTEVVLAGGGRLVLEEPLSPRGERLWWARAAGAAVPEVLREHGRPIRYSYTERDQPLSVYQTVFALPAPDGSGSAEMPSAARPFTARTVAELVSRGVRFAPVTLHTGVASAEAHEPPYPERFAVPAASARLIEAVRAGGGRVIAVGTTAVRAVESAVGADGVVRAARGWTDLVVTPGRGVRVVDGLLTGLHEPEASHLLMLEAVAGRPAVERAYDEALRGLYLWHEFGDVHLLLREEDPHAANCCGNSW